Proteins encoded by one window of Emticicia oligotrophica DSM 17448:
- a CDS encoding methyltransferase family protein, which produces MLSLAFAWLLYGTIHSIMASNYFKKFAAKLLGTNFRFYRLIYNFLAIILLIPVFIIAHSAPKNPLWQVSLFQIIIGQIMSFYGLFFILKALRGYDLGEFSGFDFDKKQAKNEFKNDGLLKYMRHPIYFGILVLIWGTVITDASTRSLSNAIALTIYLFIGIYFEEKKLVEVFGEEYERYQQNVPMLIPFLKFNF; this is translated from the coding sequence ATGCTCTCATTGGCTTTTGCTTGGCTTCTTTATGGAACAATTCATAGTATCATGGCAAGTAATTATTTTAAAAAATTTGCAGCAAAATTATTGGGGACAAACTTTCGTTTTTATAGATTAATCTATAATTTTTTAGCCATTATTTTACTCATTCCTGTTTTTATAATTGCCCATTCGGCTCCTAAAAATCCTCTTTGGCAAGTATCCCTTTTTCAAATAATTATTGGTCAAATTATGAGTTTCTATGGTCTATTTTTTATATTAAAGGCATTAAGAGGCTATGATTTAGGAGAATTTAGTGGATTTGATTTCGATAAAAAACAAGCTAAAAATGAGTTCAAAAATGATGGTTTATTGAAATATATGCGTCATCCCATTTACTTTGGCATTTTAGTATTGATATGGGGAACAGTCATCACCGACGCCTCTACGAGAAGTTTATCGAATGCTATTGCACTGACGATTTATTTATTCATTGGAATATACTTTGAAGAGAAAAAACTAGTAGAAGTATTCGGCGAGGAGTATGAAAGGTATCAACAAAATGTACCAATGCTGATACCTTTCTTAAAATTTAATTTCTAA
- a CDS encoding LolA family protein, which translates to MKKILVLTANLLLVSGLVMAQKDKRATAILDEMSKKYQTMKSFSASFTYGIEGTNAKLTESYKGDVTVKGAKFRLKMAGQEVFTNGKEMYSYVKETNECSVTEFNPNEMDALSPTKIYTIYKKGYKYVFLEEVKEGSQFYEVVELSPEDKTSKVAKVQIKVDKKDKSVKSWKVWDKNGKRTVFRVDKFMPNAPADDKFFTFDKKKYPGVEVVDLR; encoded by the coding sequence ATGAAAAAAATACTCGTTTTAACTGCTAATCTATTACTTGTTAGTGGTTTAGTAATGGCTCAGAAAGATAAGAGAGCAACCGCTATTTTAGATGAAATGAGCAAAAAATACCAAACAATGAAATCGTTTAGTGCCTCATTTACTTATGGCATTGAAGGAACAAATGCCAAACTCACGGAGTCTTATAAAGGCGATGTAACAGTAAAAGGTGCGAAGTTTCGTTTGAAAATGGCAGGCCAAGAGGTTTTTACTAATGGCAAAGAAATGTACTCTTATGTCAAGGAAACGAACGAATGTAGTGTAACAGAATTCAACCCAAATGAAATGGATGCTCTTTCGCCAACTAAAATCTACACGATTTATAAGAAAGGCTATAAATATGTTTTCTTGGAAGAAGTAAAAGAAGGCAGCCAGTTTTATGAGGTAGTTGAGCTTTCTCCAGAAGATAAAACAAGCAAAGTAGCTAAGGTTCAGATTAAAGTTGATAAGAAAGATAAATCAGTGAAATCTTGGAAAGTATGGGATAAAAATGGCAAACGTACTGTTTTCCGTGTCGATAAGTTTATGCCAAATGCTCCAGCCGATGATAAGTTTTTCACATTCGATAAAAAGAAATATCCAGGTGTAGAAGTGGTCGATTTAAGATAA
- a CDS encoding 3-keto-disaccharide hydrolase: MKLKSSLSLFILLSLSVVSFAQKGKKQTLFNGKDLTGWKIYGTEKWYVEDGLLVCESGPDKEYGYLGTDKKFKDFELTLEFKQEANGNSGVFFHSSIEGTKIAGWQAEVAPPGSSTGGIYESYGRGWLIKPEPEKDKALKMGEWNKMTVKVVGNQVTTFLNGTQMITLNDDKIGAKDGCIALQIHSGGGIKVKWRKIKVKEL; encoded by the coding sequence ATGAAACTTAAATCAAGTCTTTCGTTATTTATTTTGTTATCACTTTCAGTAGTGAGTTTCGCACAAAAAGGAAAAAAACAAACACTTTTCAATGGAAAAGACCTAACAGGATGGAAAATCTATGGTACCGAAAAATGGTACGTTGAAGATGGTCTATTAGTATGCGAAAGTGGCCCAGACAAAGAATATGGCTACTTGGGAACTGATAAGAAGTTTAAGGATTTTGAACTTACTTTAGAGTTTAAACAAGAAGCCAATGGGAATAGTGGTGTTTTCTTCCACTCGTCAATTGAGGGTACTAAAATTGCCGGTTGGCAAGCAGAAGTTGCTCCTCCAGGGAGCTCTACTGGCGGCATATATGAGTCTTACGGACGTGGCTGGTTAATAAAGCCAGAACCAGAGAAAGACAAAGCCCTAAAAATGGGAGAATGGAATAAAATGACTGTAAAAGTAGTAGGTAACCAAGTAACTACTTTTTTAAATGGTACACAAATGATTACCCTCAACGATGATAAAATAGGTGCAAAAGATGGTTGCATTGCCCTACAAATTCATAGTGGCGGCGGTATTAAAGTAAAATGGCGTAAGATTAAAGTAAAAGAACTATAA
- a CDS encoding FtsK/SpoIIIE family DNA translocase — MPDNSNSFRKKQPPKANTGSSKGNPSSSKAGGNQVPIDFNFNKENYQLALGIFLLALSLILFLSFVSYLFTGDADQDVVQRTFWDSIKNADKKAQNIIGLLGAKLSHYFIFEWFGLAAFGWVPVLTWAGYRLVSKKDLLPYNFNRFTISSIFYIFWTSIFIGYFVWVFDLQGGTLCGGLGYAVNHFFQQAIGWGGIVVILVILAGWLIFFHGFTQFDDWFFAKYFKKDSSEEEDDISTERIRKAVQVDIEDELEKTDNSFRKATPPSPVPIIDEANSITLETEQPKVKQEDIIVPKPFEEVTFEIEDKTKEKSTLPNEPFKGGPTFIIENIPEPAPPTDTFGGDLDDDDINEKVLKDFGLFDPTLDLGNYQYPPITLLSEYGNTGTKVTEEELEANKNNIVETMRNFQIGISSIKATIGPTVTLYEIVPEAGIRISKIKNLEDDIALNLAALGIRIIAPMPGKGTVGIEVPNKNREMVTMKSVIASDKFQKTNFDLPIILGKTISNEIFVTDLAKMPHLLMAGATGQGKSVGLNVILASLLYKKHPAQIKFVLVDPKKVELTLYNKIERHFLAMLPNAEEAIITDTKKVVYTLNSLCIEMDNRYNLLKDAGVRNLKEYNAKFVQRRLNPDKGHRYLPYIVLVIDELADLMMTAGKEVEQPIARLAQLARAIGIHLIVATQRPSVNVITGLIKANFPARLSFKVTSKIDSRTILDTGGSEQLVGNGDMLLSMGSDMVRLQCPFVDTPEVEEICEFIGSQRAYDSAYMLPEFYGDEDNETVEFDASELDPMFEDAARLIVTHQQGSTSLIQRKMKLGYNRAGRIIDQLEGAGIVGPFEGSKAREVLVKDLEHLDEILRRLR, encoded by the coding sequence ATGCCCGATAATAGTAATTCTTTTCGCAAAAAACAGCCACCTAAGGCCAATACTGGCTCTAGTAAAGGCAATCCCTCGAGTAGCAAGGCGGGTGGCAATCAAGTACCGATAGACTTTAATTTCAATAAAGAAAATTATCAACTTGCATTAGGTATTTTCTTACTGGCCTTATCGCTCATACTTTTTTTATCTTTCGTTTCTTATCTATTTACCGGCGATGCTGACCAAGATGTAGTACAAAGAACATTTTGGGATTCGATTAAAAACGCTGATAAAAAGGCTCAAAATATTATTGGATTATTAGGAGCGAAACTATCTCACTATTTTATTTTCGAATGGTTCGGATTAGCCGCGTTCGGCTGGGTTCCAGTTCTCACGTGGGCAGGGTATCGTTTGGTATCAAAAAAGGATTTATTGCCTTATAATTTCAATCGTTTTACAATTTCTAGCATCTTCTACATTTTTTGGACTAGTATTTTTATTGGTTACTTTGTTTGGGTCTTCGACCTTCAGGGGGGGACACTCTGTGGAGGTTTAGGTTATGCCGTTAATCATTTCTTCCAGCAAGCTATTGGTTGGGGCGGAATTGTTGTTATTTTAGTTATTTTGGCGGGTTGGCTAATCTTTTTTCATGGCTTTACTCAATTTGACGATTGGTTTTTTGCTAAATATTTCAAAAAAGATTCAAGTGAAGAGGAAGATGATATTTCAACCGAAAGGATTCGCAAGGCCGTACAGGTAGATATTGAAGATGAACTTGAGAAAACTGATAATTCTTTCCGAAAAGCTACTCCTCCTTCGCCTGTACCAATCATTGACGAAGCTAACTCAATTACTTTAGAAACCGAACAACCTAAGGTTAAACAAGAGGATATTATTGTTCCGAAACCATTTGAAGAAGTTACGTTTGAGATTGAAGATAAAACCAAAGAAAAAAGTACTCTTCCAAATGAACCATTTAAAGGTGGGCCAACCTTTATCATTGAAAATATACCAGAACCCGCACCACCAACCGATACTTTTGGTGGTGATTTAGATGATGATGATATAAATGAGAAAGTTTTGAAGGATTTCGGGCTATTTGACCCAACTCTTGACCTTGGAAATTATCAGTATCCTCCAATTACATTATTAAGTGAATATGGAAATACTGGTACTAAAGTTACGGAAGAAGAACTCGAAGCCAATAAAAATAATATCGTAGAAACCATGCGAAATTTCCAAATCGGAATCTCGAGCATCAAAGCCACCATTGGACCTACGGTAACGCTCTATGAGATTGTTCCAGAAGCAGGAATACGTATCTCAAAAATCAAAAACTTAGAAGATGATATTGCCTTAAACTTAGCAGCTTTGGGTATTCGTATCATCGCTCCAATGCCAGGGAAAGGCACCGTTGGTATTGAAGTACCGAATAAAAATCGTGAAATGGTAACGATGAAATCGGTTATTGCAAGTGATAAGTTTCAAAAAACAAATTTTGATTTACCAATTATTCTTGGCAAAACCATTTCTAATGAGATTTTCGTAACCGATTTAGCCAAGATGCCTCACTTACTTATGGCCGGAGCTACAGGTCAAGGTAAATCAGTAGGTTTGAATGTAATTTTGGCATCTTTACTTTATAAAAAACACCCAGCACAAATCAAATTTGTATTGGTTGACCCTAAGAAAGTTGAACTAACACTTTATAATAAAATTGAGCGACATTTCTTGGCCATGCTCCCAAATGCCGAAGAAGCCATCATCACCGATACGAAGAAAGTAGTTTATACCCTTAATTCGCTTTGTATTGAGATGGATAATCGCTACAATTTACTCAAAGATGCGGGTGTAAGAAATCTCAAAGAATACAATGCAAAGTTTGTGCAACGTCGCCTAAATCCCGATAAGGGCCACCGATATTTACCTTATATTGTATTGGTAATAGATGAGTTGGCCGATTTGATGATGACTGCTGGCAAAGAAGTAGAACAACCCATTGCTCGTTTGGCTCAGTTGGCCCGTGCCATTGGTATTCACTTAATTGTAGCTACACAACGTCCTTCGGTAAACGTCATTACGGGTCTTATTAAAGCCAACTTCCCAGCACGTTTGTCGTTTAAAGTTACTTCTAAAATCGACTCACGTACCATTTTAGATACAGGTGGTTCGGAGCAATTGGTTGGAAATGGAGATATGCTTCTTTCGATGGGCTCAGATATGGTGCGTTTACAATGTCCATTTGTAGATACACCAGAAGTAGAAGAGATTTGTGAATTTATTGGTAGTCAACGAGCTTACGATTCTGCGTATATGTTACCTGAATTCTACGGAGATGAAGATAACGAAACCGTTGAGTTCGATGCTTCTGAACTTGACCCAATGTTTGAAGATGCCGCTCGTTTGATAGTGACGCATCAACAAGGAAGTACTTCATTAATTCAACGTAAGATGAAGTTGGGCTATAATCGAGCAGGCCGTATCATTGACCAACTTGAAGGAGCTGGCATCGTTGGGCCATTTGAAGGTAGTAAAGCACGAGAAGTTTTAGTGAAAGATTTAGAACATTTAGACGAAATTTTAAGAAGATTGCGATAA
- a CDS encoding FeoA family protein: MMKIIFILEPKSLILRLFEISLNKVMVQAEKTVADLKVGEKGIINHFKDDAMSLKLLEMGCLPDTEITLDFIAPLGCPVGITVAGYHLSLRKREAATIVIK; the protein is encoded by the coding sequence ATGATGAAAATCATTTTTATTTTAGAACCAAAAAGCCTAATTTTACGTTTATTTGAAATCAGTCTAAATAAAGTAATGGTGCAAGCCGAAAAAACAGTTGCCGATTTAAAAGTAGGGGAGAAAGGAATTATCAATCATTTCAAAGATGATGCAATGTCGTTGAAGTTACTCGAAATGGGGTGTTTACCGGATACCGAGATAACGCTCGATTTTATTGCACCTTTGGGGTGTCCGGTAGGTATAACGGTAGCGGGGTACCATTTATCACTCAGAAAACGAGAAGCAGCTACCATTGTCATTAAATAA
- the feoB gene encoding ferrous iron transport protein B, with protein sequence MKNKQVVALLGNPNSGKSSLFNQLTGLRQKIGNFPGVTVDKKVGFCRLSGSMDVEILDLPGTYSIYPNSLDEQVVLEVLANPQNPDYPDLAVVVADASNLKRNMLLFEQISDLGVPAILALNMLDVAEESGISINSGKLSKILGIPVVELNAREGIGIEGLKHTIFNQLQHRKAHINPTNYDSKTEQVFEAVKEKFGIENKYLALQYAAQAPKLMFLGESQQRELEGIVKKLKFNPDKFQSTETIERYRDIGGTLTEVIIEEGVKKQTITEKIDRILLHKIWGYVIFLGILFLIFQSVFTIAETPMDWIDQGVAIVNDFLKTNLPDNQLVSLLTDGLVAGIGGVLIFIPQIAFLFAFISILEESGYMARVVVLMDKLIRKFGMSGKSVVPLISSMACAVPAIMSARTIGSWKDRLITIMVTPLMSCSARLPIYTILIALVVPTTKVLGFFNMQGVALMGLYLLGFFSALIAGWLMKFMLKSSEKSYFIMELPTYKKPRWKQVGFTILEKVKTFVFEAGKVIVAISVVLWVLASYGPSDKIQKAEQAVIAQSQGLEQDKLDSKLASVRLENSYAGHFGKFIEPAIKPLGYDWKIGIALITSFAAREVFVGTVSTIYSIGADAENETTIKERLRNEVNAETGQPTFSIATSFSLLIFYVFAMMCMSTLAVVYRETKGWKWPIIQLVYMSVLAYTAAFVVYHFLS encoded by the coding sequence GTGAAAAATAAACAGGTTGTTGCATTACTCGGAAACCCCAATTCGGGGAAATCATCGCTATTTAACCAACTCACTGGGTTGCGTCAAAAAATTGGTAATTTTCCGGGTGTAACCGTCGATAAAAAAGTTGGTTTTTGCCGCCTAAGTGGTAGCATGGATGTTGAGATACTCGACCTTCCAGGTACGTATAGTATCTATCCAAATTCCCTCGATGAGCAGGTAGTGCTCGAAGTTTTAGCTAATCCTCAAAACCCTGATTATCCCGATTTAGCAGTAGTTGTAGCCGATGCCTCCAATCTAAAACGTAATATGCTTCTTTTTGAGCAAATCAGCGATTTAGGTGTACCTGCTATTTTAGCCCTTAATATGCTCGATGTGGCCGAAGAGTCGGGTATTTCTATCAATTCTGGTAAACTTTCAAAGATTTTAGGCATTCCAGTTGTAGAATTAAATGCCCGAGAGGGTATCGGAATTGAAGGTTTGAAACATACGATTTTTAATCAACTACAACACCGAAAGGCTCATATTAACCCAACTAATTACGATTCTAAAACTGAACAGGTATTTGAGGCAGTAAAAGAAAAATTTGGGATAGAAAATAAATATTTAGCTTTACAATATGCTGCTCAGGCACCTAAATTGATGTTTTTGGGAGAAAGTCAGCAAAGAGAATTAGAAGGTATTGTAAAGAAGTTGAAGTTCAATCCAGATAAGTTTCAATCTACCGAAACGATTGAGCGTTATCGTGATATTGGTGGAACCCTCACTGAAGTAATTATTGAAGAAGGTGTAAAAAAACAAACAATTACTGAGAAAATCGACCGAATTTTGCTTCATAAAATATGGGGCTATGTGATTTTCTTAGGTATTTTGTTCCTTATTTTTCAATCAGTTTTTACAATCGCTGAAACTCCAATGGATTGGATTGACCAAGGGGTGGCTATTGTTAATGACTTCCTGAAAACAAATCTCCCTGATAATCAATTAGTTAGTTTGCTCACTGATGGTTTGGTAGCAGGTATTGGTGGAGTTTTGATTTTTATCCCTCAAATTGCCTTTCTTTTTGCATTCATTTCGATTTTAGAAGAATCGGGTTATATGGCTCGTGTAGTTGTTTTGATGGATAAACTCATTCGTAAATTTGGTATGAGTGGAAAATCGGTTGTACCTCTTATTTCGAGTATGGCTTGTGCTGTACCCGCCATTATGTCGGCTCGTACGATTGGCTCATGGAAAGACCGCCTGATTACAATTATGGTTACTCCGCTTATGAGTTGTTCGGCACGTTTACCAATTTACACGATTCTTATTGCACTGGTTGTACCTACTACTAAGGTTTTAGGCTTTTTTAATATGCAAGGGGTTGCCTTGATGGGCTTATATTTATTAGGCTTTTTCTCGGCCTTAATCGCTGGATGGTTGATGAAGTTTATGCTAAAATCGAGCGAAAAAAGCTATTTTATCATGGAGCTACCAACCTACAAAAAGCCACGCTGGAAACAAGTAGGTTTTACAATTTTAGAAAAAGTAAAGACCTTTGTTTTTGAAGCTGGTAAAGTAATTGTTGCTATTTCGGTGGTGCTTTGGGTGTTGGCTTCTTATGGACCAAGTGATAAAATTCAAAAAGCAGAACAAGCAGTCATTGCCCAAAGTCAAGGACTTGAGCAAGATAAATTAGACTCAAAATTAGCTTCCGTTAGATTAGAAAATTCTTATGCGGGTCATTTTGGTAAGTTTATCGAGCCCGCCATTAAACCTTTAGGCTATGATTGGAAAATCGGTATAGCTCTAATTACTTCATTTGCCGCACGTGAAGTTTTCGTAGGTACTGTTTCAACCATTTACAGTATTGGGGCCGATGCCGAAAATGAAACAACTATCAAAGAACGATTAAGAAATGAAGTAAATGCCGAAACAGGTCAGCCCACTTTCTCAATCGCCACTTCTTTTTCTCTCTTGATTTTCTACGTATTTGCTATGATGTGTATGAGTACACTGGCCGTAGTATATCGTGAAACTAAGGGTTGGAAGTGGCCAATAATTCAATTGGTTTATATGTCAGTTTTGGCCTATACAGCAGCATTTGTAGTTTACCATTTTTTGAGTTAA
- a CDS encoding MFS transporter, whose protein sequence is MNQEKSTFQHLFSLPVIVAALGYFVDIYDLQLFGIVRVQSLESLGLTTKEEISSIGTNIINFQMIGLLLGGILWGVLGDKKGRLSVLFGSIITYSLANISCGLIPHISFMDKIEAYKWLRFIAGIGLAGELGAGITLVSEVLPKHLRAIGTSLVAGIGLLGAVVATFTVKLSGDWTIAYFIGGGLGVALLLLRVGVIESGIFKEVANKKHVQRGNFLSFFTNWNRFVIYMKCIGIGLPTWFCIGILTYLSNEFGEALGITEKVDPGLAIMWAYIGISVGDFFSGFISQAMHSRKKAIAVMMAFALIGVVVLLFTPTVKSASMYYAICCWLGLGTGYWAMFVTVGAEQFGTNLRATAATTVPNMVRGTVVLMTTLYKFFKPDQGVIIAGAIVGIICFVLGFYSTLSIPETHNKDLDFLEE, encoded by the coding sequence ATGAATCAAGAAAAAAGTACGTTTCAGCACCTTTTTAGCTTACCTGTAATTGTAGCAGCATTAGGCTACTTTGTAGATATTTATGACCTCCAGCTATTCGGAATTGTGAGGGTTCAAAGCCTTGAAAGTTTAGGACTCACCACAAAGGAGGAAATTTCATCAATTGGTACCAATATCATTAACTTTCAGATGATTGGCCTCTTATTAGGAGGAATTTTATGGGGGGTACTTGGCGATAAGAAAGGTCGTCTTTCAGTACTTTTTGGTTCAATCATCACTTATTCATTAGCTAATATTTCTTGTGGTTTAATTCCACACATTAGTTTTATGGATAAGATTGAGGCTTACAAATGGTTACGCTTCATTGCAGGTATAGGTCTTGCAGGTGAATTAGGAGCCGGTATTACACTTGTATCCGAAGTTTTACCTAAACACCTACGTGCCATTGGAACTTCTTTGGTTGCGGGTATTGGTCTTTTAGGTGCGGTAGTTGCCACTTTTACAGTAAAACTTTCAGGCGACTGGACAATTGCTTATTTCATTGGTGGTGGTTTGGGTGTTGCACTCCTTCTTCTTCGTGTAGGTGTCATCGAATCGGGTATTTTCAAAGAAGTAGCTAATAAGAAACACGTTCAAAGAGGTAACTTCCTTTCTTTCTTTACTAACTGGAATCGCTTTGTCATCTACATGAAATGTATTGGTATTGGCCTTCCAACATGGTTTTGTATCGGAATCCTCACTTATTTAAGTAATGAATTTGGGGAAGCCTTAGGAATTACTGAAAAAGTTGACCCAGGTTTAGCCATCATGTGGGCTTATATTGGTATTTCTGTTGGTGACTTTTTCAGTGGTTTTATCAGTCAGGCCATGCATTCTCGCAAAAAAGCAATTGCAGTGATGATGGCTTTTGCATTAATTGGTGTAGTGGTATTATTATTTACACCAACTGTAAAAAGTGCGAGCATGTATTATGCCATTTGTTGTTGGTTGGGCTTAGGAACTGGCTACTGGGCAATGTTTGTAACAGTAGGTGCCGAACAATTTGGAACTAACCTTCGTGCCACTGCTGCCACAACCGTTCCAAACATGGTGCGTGGTACAGTAGTTTTAATGACAACGCTTTATAAATTCTTTAAGCCAGACCAAGGTGTCATTATTGCTGGAGCAATTGTTGGGATTATATGCTTTGTTTTAGGCTTTTACTCTACTTTGAGCATTCCAGAAACGCATAATAAAGATTTAGACTTCTTAGAAGAGTAA
- a CDS encoding co-chaperone GroES, producing MLGVTSDNKLKRLIVVGDKILVKPKNPSDKTNSGLYLPPTVTEKEEIQSGYVIKVGPGYPLPAPTDDEPWKETEEKVKYMPLQAQEGDLAIYLQRHAIEVQYEGEKYVILPQASVLMLERFEDL from the coding sequence ATGCTTGGCGTAACATCAGATAATAAATTGAAAAGATTAATTGTAGTAGGCGATAAGATTTTGGTGAAGCCTAAAAATCCATCAGATAAAACAAATTCGGGACTTTACTTACCCCCAACGGTTACCGAAAAAGAAGAAATTCAAAGTGGTTATGTAATTAAAGTAGGGCCAGGATACCCATTACCAGCCCCGACTGACGATGAACCTTGGAAAGAGACAGAAGAAAAAGTAAAGTATATGCCTTTACAAGCTCAAGAAGGTGATTTAGCCATTTATCTCCAACGCCACGCTATTGAAGTACAATACGAAGGCGAAAAATATGTAATTCTACCACAAGCCTCAGTTTTGATGTTGGAGAGGTTTGAAGATTTATAA
- a CDS encoding parallel beta-helix domain-containing protein, protein MKRIISVLGLSLSVSIAFAQKDIQKKIQTQFIMAENGSTIQLDEGSFTFTGSLSLEGKKNIIIKGKGKDKTILSFKGQTDGAEGIRVSNAENIIIEDLTVQDTKGDAVKTMNVIGITFRNVKTEWTGEPKETNGSYGLYPVQCEKVLIEGCEAIGASDAGIYVGQSKDIIVRNSRAYHNVAGIEIENSLNAEVYENEATENTGGILVFDLPDLVLKKGGFTKVYKNNVHHNNFPNFAPKGNIVGKVPDGTGVLILAANNVDIFDNQIINNKSMSVGVISYFITENPIKDKDYYPYPEKITVKNNVLERESVKATHRGRFGQIYRFKLRFGKNVPHILWDGIVDDKNPNTVICIKGNKNETFANIDAENGFKNIIRDASKYACK, encoded by the coding sequence ATGAAAAGAATTATTTCAGTTTTGGGTCTTTCGTTGTCTGTTTCGATTGCTTTTGCCCAAAAAGATATTCAGAAAAAAATTCAAACTCAGTTTATTATGGCCGAAAATGGCTCAACGATTCAATTAGATGAAGGGTCGTTTACATTTACTGGGAGCCTTTCATTAGAGGGTAAAAAGAATATCATTATTAAAGGGAAAGGTAAGGATAAAACAATTTTATCTTTTAAAGGACAAACAGATGGAGCTGAAGGAATTAGAGTATCAAATGCCGAAAATATAATCATTGAAGACTTGACGGTACAAGATACAAAAGGCGATGCCGTAAAAACTATGAATGTAATCGGCATTACTTTTAGAAACGTAAAAACTGAATGGACTGGTGAACCTAAAGAAACCAATGGGTCGTATGGGCTATATCCTGTTCAATGTGAGAAAGTTTTGATTGAAGGTTGCGAAGCTATTGGTGCTTCTGACGCAGGTATATACGTTGGGCAGTCGAAAGATATAATTGTAAGAAATTCAAGAGCTTATCATAATGTGGCGGGTATAGAAATAGAAAATTCGCTCAATGCCGAAGTGTATGAAAATGAAGCTACCGAAAATACGGGAGGTATTTTAGTATTTGATTTGCCTGATTTAGTGCTTAAAAAAGGAGGATTTACGAAGGTTTATAAAAACAATGTACATCATAATAATTTCCCAAATTTTGCTCCGAAAGGTAATATCGTTGGCAAAGTGCCAGATGGAACAGGGGTTTTAATTTTAGCGGCAAATAATGTAGATATATTTGATAATCAGATTATTAATAATAAATCAATGAGTGTAGGAGTAATTAGTTATTTCATTACTGAGAATCCTATTAAAGACAAAGATTATTACCCTTATCCAGAGAAAATTACTGTTAAAAACAATGTCCTTGAGCGAGAATCAGTCAAGGCTACACACCGTGGTCGTTTCGGACAAATTTATAGATTTAAACTAAGATTTGGTAAGAATGTACCTCATATCTTATGGGATGGTATTGTCGATGATAAAAATCCTAACACGGTCATTTGTATCAAAGGCAACAAGAATGAAACTTTTGCCAACATTGATGCCGAAAATGGTTTCAAAAATATCATACGTGATGCAAGTAAATATGCTTGTAAGTAA
- a CDS encoding heme exporter protein CcmB, with amino-acid sequence MQELKALIEKEIRLEWRQRYALNGMILYIVSTVFVCYTSFALKAKGIEPITWNTLFWIILLFTAVNSITKSFTQERAGRQLYYYTLASPQGIILSKIIYNIVLLLVLSLIGFAIYAAFMGNPVDNLLMYLTAVILGAIGFSSTLTMVAGIASKAENTSTLMAVLSFPIILPMLLMLIRLSKNAMDGLNWSTSYDEILTLLAIDAIVITISYLLFPFLWRS; translated from the coding sequence ATGCAAGAACTCAAAGCACTTATAGAAAAAGAAATCAGACTTGAATGGCGACAACGATACGCCCTTAATGGCATGATTCTCTATATCGTGAGTACGGTTTTTGTTTGCTATACCAGTTTTGCCTTGAAAGCAAAAGGCATAGAACCAATTACATGGAATACACTTTTTTGGATAATTTTACTGTTTACGGCCGTTAATTCTATCACTAAAAGCTTTACGCAAGAACGTGCCGGACGCCAACTATATTACTACACTTTGGCTAGTCCACAGGGAATTATCCTTTCTAAAATTATCTATAATATAGTCTTATTACTAGTGCTTTCATTGATTGGTTTTGCTATTTATGCAGCATTCATGGGCAATCCTGTAGATAATTTACTGATGTATCTGACGGCGGTTATTTTGGGGGCGATAGGCTTTTCATCAACACTAACTATGGTGGCTGGCATTGCTTCAAAAGCAGAAAATACTTCTACTTTGATGGCGGTTTTGAGCTTTCCGATAATTTTACCGATGTTGTTGATGCTTATTCGACTATCAAAAAATGCGATGGACGGACTCAATTGGAGCACAAGTTATGATGAAATATTGACACTTTTGGCCATTGATGCCATTGTGATTACGATAAGTTATTTACTGTTTCCTTTTTTATGGAGAAGTTAG